The Daphnia carinata strain CSIRO-1 chromosome 2, CSIRO_AGI_Dcar_HiC_V3, whole genome shotgun sequence genome has a segment encoding these proteins:
- the LOC130687004 gene encoding uncharacterized protein LOC130687004 isoform X2, producing the protein MKGDYILVTGLLIAALANLPEIQSQECAFYGENIKENQTNVNITETIPKDTVILSVTTSAGYLNCSDLSSSSLEFSKYIGYRHTPTATANKTLELFMAQAIGDDLDNGDLNIAEQKYALLIGQCKLYCQQTTTRLSVAVTIEPENTQTPIFSQNSAHLTLDENYPIGLDFSDLLIVNEQRLKVSDKDLPLEELTFDVSDSRFKAFPPTFRYYNDSKNHLRVEYEPRIAVNQPLNAEDSPIIFNLIAQNNQTESLFPITIDISPNDMRDPEFVWPYYTSTISNSQFTGLLTIKQGNILAFDGDRKINQTIRYEITDKGGLEVRIRNQQPGKGVPIEIELTLSVEGSATDKMRYVVIKATQVDDVNRYETVVLAVELPQTVVTTPVPTTQPTCPPCPTSSTATVPTTTTAIPCTTPTPPTCAPCSTVTTISTTCPTFDPTTECPTISTTDCSASSTEATQTTLYTSTASSTYPSSSPVTSTTTEGTTSCSCPTCPDETVTACPTTQCPTHPTECPTCPTATTLDSSSASTENPLSTVTSNPTTYSELTTESSSTCDCSTTPSTVSPSSPVTCPESTTASTSTCDCSTTPSTSCPEATPTITLPCECPTAVTCPTTSTPTPGSPTVHFDKQQYASELVENSPAQTLVVSLNAESSSMDEQPAYSFAESYDATYFSVDSKTGVVTTARSLPIGDYTLEAIAEIRSGAKDYTRIVVSSVMGTLCNGTQFSSPLYEFPVAERTTGIVGQVELRSTEDTVYDLTITSCNPPSMIGDFDVKPNGTLVVLRPFGWTATLLKITITITATGQRNVRLSPISTIVNLDVLDINEAPEFVGYGTSVVVGYPERTYFDPSVQMPLYTVKAFDPDSQENASLTYHLANEFEYFDIDVLTGSLFVRGLDSLDSTSSRTVQVLARDKHGLQDSLSITVKSLGEDFIAFMKAKSDTDVLTADTVASDLSRILGYQTVVLRIEKGPDSGASVRQLPNGYAYSITFYAVNHTAFIAREEIVKKLDQANTNGLSWTIEGSLAAPLEYEVDTLVDNLTAEMQGYEIATIVLSTLFGVTLLLIVAYIIYTRKFETKRPWSKAVHAASLEIDKKHWDQRSFAQSSGMDDEQILEPEIGSFNSSLSGLSNGGARPSPTIRFVTGKTFDNDVEQAQSPTEEEAYCPPTPLPKKSILKDSNATDKNNKQRTDGDSKLEDTSVGVKFNSTPEVIEVAATSSGPPSQGIDLSTESNDAVDDDNDLLIEEF; encoded by the exons ATGAAAGGTGACTACATTTTGGTAACGGGACTGCTGATTGCTGCGCTCGCCAATCTGCCGGAAATCCAATCTCAAG AATGCGCATTTTATGGAGAAAACATAAAGGAAAACCAAACTAATGTGAACATCACCGAAACTATACCAAAAGACACAGTCATCTTAAGTGTAACAACATCTGCGGGAT ACTTGAACTGCTCGGATCTCTCTTCGAGTTCGTTGGAGTTTTCGAAATATATAGGATACAGACACACTCCGACTGCGACTGCAAACAAAACGCTGGAATTGTTTATGGCTCAAGCGATTGGTGACGACCTTGACAACGGCGACTTAAATATTGCG GAGCAAAAATATGCATTGCTGATAGGCCAATGCAAGCTCTACTGCCAACAAACCACCACCAGATTATCC GTTGCCGTGACTATTGAACCCGAAAATACCCAGACACCGATATTCAGCCAGAATTCGGCCCATTTGACTTTGGACGAAAACTATCCCATCGGATTAGACTTTAGCGATCTATTGATCGTTAATGAGCAGCGGTTAAAAGTCTCTGATAAGGACCTCCCTCTCGAAGAACTCACCTTTGATGTTAGTGATTCACGATTCAAGGCATTCCCGCCGACATTTCGATACTACAATGATTCCAAAAATCATTTACGTGTCGAGTACGAACCACGCATTGCTGTTAATCAGCCGTTGAACGCCGAAGATAGTCCTATCATCTTTAATTTAATCGCCCAA AATAACCAAACTGAAAGTCTCTTCCCGATTACAATCGACATATCTCCGAACGATATGCGCGACCCAGAGTTTGTATGGCCATACTACACTTCTACAATTTCAAATTCTCaa TTCACAGGATTGCTGACAATCAAGCAGGGAAATATTCTCGCATTCGACGGTGACAGAAAAATCAATCAGACGATCCGTTATGAAATTACCGACAAAG GTGGTCTCGAAGTACGTATAAGGAACCAACAGCCAGGTAAAGGTGTTCCAATAGAAATAGAACTAACGCTGTCTGTGGAAGGCTCGGCAACCGACAAAATGCGTTACGTCGTTATTAAG GCGACACAAGTAGATGACGTAAATCGATACGAAACCGTCGTTCTCGCCGTAGAGCTCCCGCAAACCGTAGTGACGACGCCAGTTCCAACAACCCAGCCAACTTGTCCTCCTTGCCCGACCTCCAGCACAGCCACCGTGCCAACGACGACCACGGCAATACCATGTACTACTCCAACCCCACCGACTTGTGCGCCCTGTTCAACGGTGACGACAATCTCAACTACGTGCCCGACGTTCGATCCCACTACAGAATGTCCGACAATCAGCACAACAGACTGTTCCGCTTCTTCGACAGAGGCTACCCAGACTACCCTGTATACAAGCACGGCCTCATCTACGTATCCTAGCAGTTCTCCAGTTACGTCAACTACAACGGAAG GAACGACAAGTTGCAGTTGCCCTACGTGTCCCGATGAGACCGTAACGGCCTGTCCAACAACACAATGCCCAACGCATCCGACAGAATGCCCAACATGTCCGACAGCAACTACCTTAGATTCATCTTCAGCTTCTACAGAAAATCCTTTGTCGACGG TAACTTCAAACCCAACGACTTACTCAGAACTGACGACTGAAAGTTCTTCGACATGCGACTGTTCCACAACCCCGTCGACAG TTTCGCCTTCATCCCCAGTGACTTGCCCCGAATCAACGACTGCCAGTACTTCGACATGCGACTGTTCCACCACCCCGTCAACAA GTTGCCCAGAAGCGACACCTACCATTACTTTACCCTGCGAATGTCCGACAG CAGTTACGTGCCCAACAACCTCTACGCCGACCCCAGGAAGTCCTACGGTGCATTTCGACAAACAGCAATACGCGTCCGAATTGGTGGAAAACTCGCCCGCGCAAACTTTGGTTGTCAGTTTGAATGCCGAGAGCAGCTCGATGGACGAACAACCGGCATACAGCTTCGCGGAAA GTTACGACGCCACGTATTTCAGTGTCGATTCCAAAACGGGAGTTGTCACCACCGCACGATCTCTACCAATTGGCGATTATACTTTGGAGGCCATTGCCGAAATTCGTAGTGGTGCCAAAGATTATACTCGG atCGTCGTCTCATCGGTCATGGGAACCTTGTGCAACGGAACCCAGTTCAGCTCACCTCTGTACGAATTTCCTGTTGCTGAGCGAACAACCGGAATCGTTGGTCAAGTAGAACTGCGATCGACCGAGGACACCGTGTACGATTTGACTATCACATCATGCAACCCGCCGTCCATGATCG GTGACTTTGACGTGAAGCCAAATGGAACACTGGTCGTACTTAGGCCATTCGGTTGGACAGCCACGCTTCTGAAAATTACGATCACAATCACAGCCACAGGCCAACGCAATGTGAGACTATCGCCGATTTCGACAATAGTCAATCTCGATGTTTTGGATATCAACGAAGCACCCGAATTCGTTGGCTATGGTACTTCTGTGGTGGTTGGCTACCCAGAGCGCACCTACTTTGATCCTTCAGTTCAAATGCCACTCTACACAGTTAAG GCATTCGATCCCGACAGCCAAGAAAACGCTAGTCTGACTTATCATTTGGCCAACGAATTCGAATATTTCGATATCGATGTGCTGACTGGGTCATTGTTTGTCAGAGGTCTCGACAGCTTGGATTCGACTTCTAGCCGCACGGTTCAAGTCCTCGCCAGAGATAAGCACGGCTTGCAGGACAGCCTAAGCATAACT GTGAAATCTTTGGGTGAAGATTTCATCGCATTCATGAAAGCTAAAAGCGACACCGACGTCTTGACGGCAGACACGGTCGCTAGCGATTTGAGCCGCATTTTAGGCTATCAGACGGTCGTTTTGCGCATTGAAAAGGGTCCGGATTCCGGCGCTAGTGTCCGACAACTACCTAATGGTTACGCCTACAGCATAACTTTTTACGCTGTAAACCACACGGCATTCATCGCGAGGGAAGAAATTGTTAA GAAATTGGATCAAGCCAATACTAATGGCTTGAGTTGGACCATCGAAGGAAGTTTAGCCGCACCACTAGAATATGAAGTTGACACTCTTGTTGACAACTTAACTGCGGAAATGCAAGGTTACGAAATCGCCACTATTGTCTTGTCAACATTATTTGGAGTGACACTCCTCCTTATTGTAGCGTACATCATTTACACCAGAAAATT CGAAACGAAACGTCCCTGGAGCAAAGCTGTCCACGCCGCGTCTCTGGAAATAGACAAGAAACACTGGGATCAGCGCTC ATTCGCCCAGTCGAGTGGGATGGATGACGAGCAAATATTGGAGCCGGAAATCGGTAGCTTTAACAG CTCACTGTCCGGATTAAGCAACGGAGGAGCGAGACCATCACCTACCATTCGCTTCGTCACGGGAAAAACATTTGACAACGACGTTGAACAAGCGCAATCACCTACAGAAGAAGAGGCCTATTGCCCTCCAACCCCCCTTCCGAAGAAAAGCATTTTAAAAGATTCAAATGCCACGgacaagaacaacaaacag AGGACGGACGGCGATAGCAAGTTAGAGGACACTAGTGTTGGCGTCAAGTTCAACTCGACTCCGGAAGTGATTGAAGTGGCTGCCACCTCGTCTGGCCCTCCATCGCAAGGGATAGATTTGTCTACCGAGAGTAATGACGCCGTTGACGACGACAACGATTTACTGATTGAGGAATTCTAA
- the LOC130687004 gene encoding uncharacterized protein LOC130687004 isoform X3 produces the protein MKGDYILVTGLLIAALANLPEIQSQECAFYGENIKENQTNVNITETIPKDTVILSVTTSAGYLNCSDLSSSSLEFSKYIGYRHTPTATANKTLELFMAQAIGDDLDNGDLNIAEQKYALLIGQCKLYCQQTTTRLSVAVTIEPENTQTPIFSQNSAHLTLDENYPIGLDFSDLLIVNEQRLKVSDKDLPLEELTFDVSDSRFKAFPPTFRYYNDSKNHLRVEYEPRIAVNQPLNAEDSPIIFNLIAQNNQTESLFPITIDISPNDMRDPEFVWPYYTSTISNSQFTGLLTIKQGNILAFDGDRKINQTIRYEITDKGGLEVRIRNQQPGKGVPIEIELTLSVEGSATDKMRYVVIKATQVDDVNRYETVVLAVELPQTVVTTPVPTTQPTCPPCPTSSTATVPTTTTAIPCTTPTPPTCAPCSTVTTISTTCPTFDPTTECPTISTTDCSASSTEATQTTLYTSTASSTYPSSSPVTSTTTEAGTTSCSCPTCPDETVTACPTTQCPTHPTECPTCPTATTLDSSSASTENPLSTVTSNPTTYSELTTESSSTCDCSTTPSTVSPSSPVTCPESTTASTSTCDCSTTPSTSCPEATPTITLPCECPTVTCPTTSTPTPGSPTVHFDKQQYASELVENSPAQTLVVSLNAESSSMDEQPAYSFAESYDATYFSVDSKTGVVTTARSLPIGDYTLEAIAEIRSGAKDYTRIVVSSVMGTLCNGTQFSSPLYEFPVAERTTGIVGQVELRSTEDTVYDLTITSCNPPSMIGDFDVKPNGTLVVLRPFGWTATLLKITITITATGQRNVRLSPISTIVNLDVLDINEAPEFVGYGTSVVVGYPERTYFDPSVQMPLYTVKAFDPDSQENASLTYHLANEFEYFDIDVLTGSLFVRGLDSLDSTSSRTVQVLARDKHGLQDSLSITVKSLGEDFIAFMKAKSDTDVLTADTVASDLSRILGYQTVVLRIEKGPDSGASVRQLPNGYAYSITFYAVNHTAFIAREEIVKKLDQANTNGLSWTIEGSLAAPLEYEVDTLVDNLTAEMQGYEIATIVLSTLFGVTLLLIVAYIIYTRKFETKRPWSKAVHAASLEIDKKHWDQRSFAQSSGMDDEQILEPEIGSFNSSLSGLSNGGARPSPTIRFVTGKTFDNDVEQAQSPTEEEAYCPPTPLPKKSILKDSNATDKNNKQRTDGDSKLEDTSVGVKFNSTPEVIEVAATSSGPPSQGIDLSTESNDAVDDDNDLLIEEF, from the exons ATGAAAGGTGACTACATTTTGGTAACGGGACTGCTGATTGCTGCGCTCGCCAATCTGCCGGAAATCCAATCTCAAG AATGCGCATTTTATGGAGAAAACATAAAGGAAAACCAAACTAATGTGAACATCACCGAAACTATACCAAAAGACACAGTCATCTTAAGTGTAACAACATCTGCGGGAT ACTTGAACTGCTCGGATCTCTCTTCGAGTTCGTTGGAGTTTTCGAAATATATAGGATACAGACACACTCCGACTGCGACTGCAAACAAAACGCTGGAATTGTTTATGGCTCAAGCGATTGGTGACGACCTTGACAACGGCGACTTAAATATTGCG GAGCAAAAATATGCATTGCTGATAGGCCAATGCAAGCTCTACTGCCAACAAACCACCACCAGATTATCC GTTGCCGTGACTATTGAACCCGAAAATACCCAGACACCGATATTCAGCCAGAATTCGGCCCATTTGACTTTGGACGAAAACTATCCCATCGGATTAGACTTTAGCGATCTATTGATCGTTAATGAGCAGCGGTTAAAAGTCTCTGATAAGGACCTCCCTCTCGAAGAACTCACCTTTGATGTTAGTGATTCACGATTCAAGGCATTCCCGCCGACATTTCGATACTACAATGATTCCAAAAATCATTTACGTGTCGAGTACGAACCACGCATTGCTGTTAATCAGCCGTTGAACGCCGAAGATAGTCCTATCATCTTTAATTTAATCGCCCAA AATAACCAAACTGAAAGTCTCTTCCCGATTACAATCGACATATCTCCGAACGATATGCGCGACCCAGAGTTTGTATGGCCATACTACACTTCTACAATTTCAAATTCTCaa TTCACAGGATTGCTGACAATCAAGCAGGGAAATATTCTCGCATTCGACGGTGACAGAAAAATCAATCAGACGATCCGTTATGAAATTACCGACAAAG GTGGTCTCGAAGTACGTATAAGGAACCAACAGCCAGGTAAAGGTGTTCCAATAGAAATAGAACTAACGCTGTCTGTGGAAGGCTCGGCAACCGACAAAATGCGTTACGTCGTTATTAAG GCGACACAAGTAGATGACGTAAATCGATACGAAACCGTCGTTCTCGCCGTAGAGCTCCCGCAAACCGTAGTGACGACGCCAGTTCCAACAACCCAGCCAACTTGTCCTCCTTGCCCGACCTCCAGCACAGCCACCGTGCCAACGACGACCACGGCAATACCATGTACTACTCCAACCCCACCGACTTGTGCGCCCTGTTCAACGGTGACGACAATCTCAACTACGTGCCCGACGTTCGATCCCACTACAGAATGTCCGACAATCAGCACAACAGACTGTTCCGCTTCTTCGACAGAGGCTACCCAGACTACCCTGTATACAAGCACGGCCTCATCTACGTATCCTAGCAGTTCTCCAGTTACGTCAACTACAACGGAAG CAGGAACGACAAGTTGCAGTTGCCCTACGTGTCCCGATGAGACCGTAACGGCCTGTCCAACAACACAATGCCCAACGCATCCGACAGAATGCCCAACATGTCCGACAGCAACTACCTTAGATTCATCTTCAGCTTCTACAGAAAATCCTTTGTCGACGG TAACTTCAAACCCAACGACTTACTCAGAACTGACGACTGAAAGTTCTTCGACATGCGACTGTTCCACAACCCCGTCGACAG TTTCGCCTTCATCCCCAGTGACTTGCCCCGAATCAACGACTGCCAGTACTTCGACATGCGACTGTTCCACCACCCCGTCAACAA GTTGCCCAGAAGCGACACCTACCATTACTTTACCCTGCGAATGTCCGACAG TTACGTGCCCAACAACCTCTACGCCGACCCCAGGAAGTCCTACGGTGCATTTCGACAAACAGCAATACGCGTCCGAATTGGTGGAAAACTCGCCCGCGCAAACTTTGGTTGTCAGTTTGAATGCCGAGAGCAGCTCGATGGACGAACAACCGGCATACAGCTTCGCGGAAA GTTACGACGCCACGTATTTCAGTGTCGATTCCAAAACGGGAGTTGTCACCACCGCACGATCTCTACCAATTGGCGATTATACTTTGGAGGCCATTGCCGAAATTCGTAGTGGTGCCAAAGATTATACTCGG atCGTCGTCTCATCGGTCATGGGAACCTTGTGCAACGGAACCCAGTTCAGCTCACCTCTGTACGAATTTCCTGTTGCTGAGCGAACAACCGGAATCGTTGGTCAAGTAGAACTGCGATCGACCGAGGACACCGTGTACGATTTGACTATCACATCATGCAACCCGCCGTCCATGATCG GTGACTTTGACGTGAAGCCAAATGGAACACTGGTCGTACTTAGGCCATTCGGTTGGACAGCCACGCTTCTGAAAATTACGATCACAATCACAGCCACAGGCCAACGCAATGTGAGACTATCGCCGATTTCGACAATAGTCAATCTCGATGTTTTGGATATCAACGAAGCACCCGAATTCGTTGGCTATGGTACTTCTGTGGTGGTTGGCTACCCAGAGCGCACCTACTTTGATCCTTCAGTTCAAATGCCACTCTACACAGTTAAG GCATTCGATCCCGACAGCCAAGAAAACGCTAGTCTGACTTATCATTTGGCCAACGAATTCGAATATTTCGATATCGATGTGCTGACTGGGTCATTGTTTGTCAGAGGTCTCGACAGCTTGGATTCGACTTCTAGCCGCACGGTTCAAGTCCTCGCCAGAGATAAGCACGGCTTGCAGGACAGCCTAAGCATAACT GTGAAATCTTTGGGTGAAGATTTCATCGCATTCATGAAAGCTAAAAGCGACACCGACGTCTTGACGGCAGACACGGTCGCTAGCGATTTGAGCCGCATTTTAGGCTATCAGACGGTCGTTTTGCGCATTGAAAAGGGTCCGGATTCCGGCGCTAGTGTCCGACAACTACCTAATGGTTACGCCTACAGCATAACTTTTTACGCTGTAAACCACACGGCATTCATCGCGAGGGAAGAAATTGTTAA GAAATTGGATCAAGCCAATACTAATGGCTTGAGTTGGACCATCGAAGGAAGTTTAGCCGCACCACTAGAATATGAAGTTGACACTCTTGTTGACAACTTAACTGCGGAAATGCAAGGTTACGAAATCGCCACTATTGTCTTGTCAACATTATTTGGAGTGACACTCCTCCTTATTGTAGCGTACATCATTTACACCAGAAAATT CGAAACGAAACGTCCCTGGAGCAAAGCTGTCCACGCCGCGTCTCTGGAAATAGACAAGAAACACTGGGATCAGCGCTC ATTCGCCCAGTCGAGTGGGATGGATGACGAGCAAATATTGGAGCCGGAAATCGGTAGCTTTAACAG CTCACTGTCCGGATTAAGCAACGGAGGAGCGAGACCATCACCTACCATTCGCTTCGTCACGGGAAAAACATTTGACAACGACGTTGAACAAGCGCAATCACCTACAGAAGAAGAGGCCTATTGCCCTCCAACCCCCCTTCCGAAGAAAAGCATTTTAAAAGATTCAAATGCCACGgacaagaacaacaaacag AGGACGGACGGCGATAGCAAGTTAGAGGACACTAGTGTTGGCGTCAAGTTCAACTCGACTCCGGAAGTGATTGAAGTGGCTGCCACCTCGTCTGGCCCTCCATCGCAAGGGATAGATTTGTCTACCGAGAGTAATGACGCCGTTGACGACGACAACGATTTACTGATTGAGGAATTCTAA